One Panicum virgatum strain AP13 chromosome 9K, P.virgatum_v5, whole genome shotgun sequence genomic region harbors:
- the LOC120652514 gene encoding pyruvate kinase, cytosolic isozyme-like, producing the protein MADVECVAAGPEEIWRRRPKTKIVCTLGPASRSVEMCARLLRAGMCVARFNFSHGSHEYHQETLDNLRKAMDLTGLLCAVMLDTKGPEIRTGFLKDGKPVKLTQGKEITITTDYSIKGDENMISMSYQKIAVDLKPGSTILCADGTITLTVLSCDPAQGLVRCRCENSALLGERKNVNLPGVIVDLPTLTEKDKEDILKWGVPNKIDMIALSFVRKGSDLQLVRSVLGEHAKSILLMSKVENQEGVANFDEILANSDAFMVARGDLGMEIPIEKIFYAQKVMIFKCNVQGKPVVTATQMLESMIKSPRPTRAEATDVANAVLDGTDCVMLSGETAAGAYPELAVQTMSRICLQAESHTDYGAIFKLISNAAPIPMSPLESLASSAVRTANISKASLILVLTRGGTTARLVAKYRPAMPVISAVVPEMKTDDNFNWTCSDERPARHSMIVRGLIPMLSAATSKASDTEATEEAINFAIDHAKKLKICNSGDSVVALHRIGASSIIKILTVN; encoded by the exons ATGGCGGACGTGGAGTGCGTCGCCGCGGGGCCGGAGGAGATATGGCGGCGCCGGCCCAAGACCAAGATCGTCTGCACCCTCGGCCCGGCCTCGCGCTCCGTCGAGATGTGCGCGCGCCTGCTGCGCGCCGGCATGTGCGTCGCGCGCTTCAACTTCTCCCACGGCTCCCACGAGTACCACCAGGAGACCCTCGACAACCTCCGCAAGGCCATGGACCTCACCGGCCTCCTCTGCGCCGTCATGCTCGACACCAAG GGACCAGAGATTCGCACGGGCTTTTTGAAAGATGGCAAGCCTGTTAAGTTGACGCAAGGCAAAGAGATTACGATCACCACTGATTATTCCATAAAGGGTGATGAGAACATGATTTCTATGAGCTACCAAAAGATTGCTGTCGACCTGAAGCCTGGGAGCACTATACTTTGCGCTGATGGAACCATTACACTCACTGTGCTTTCATGTGATCCTGCACAAGGCTTGGTTCGTTGCCGTTGTGAGAACTCTGCTCTCCTTGGGGAGAGAAAAAATGTCAACCTTCCTGGAGTCATTGTGGATCTTCCAACATTGACAGAAAAAGACAAAGAGGATATCTTGAAGTGGGGTGTACCAAACAAAATAGACATGATCGCCTTGTCCTTCGTACGCAAAGGATCAGATCTTCAGTTGGTCCGAAGTGTGCTTGGTGAGCATGCCAAGTCAATCCTACTAATGTCCAAG GTTGAGAATCAAGAAGGTGTTGCCAATTTTGATGAGATTCTTGCAAACTCAGATGCTTTCATGGTTGCCAGAGGGGATTTGGGAATGGAGATACCTATTGAGAAGATATTCTATGCGCAGAAGGTGATGATCTTCAAATGCAATGTGCAAGGAAAGCCTGTTGTTACCGCAACCCAGATGCTGGAGTCTATGATCAAATCTCCTCGCCCTACACGAGCAGAAGCAACGGATGTTGCCAATGCTGTCCTGGATGGCACCGATTGTGTGATGCTTAGTGGTGAGACTGCAGCTGGGGCGTATCCAGAGCTAGCAGTGCAGACAATGTCTAGAATTTGCTTGCAAGCAGAGTCACATACAGACTACGGAGCCATTTTCAAGTTAATTAGTAATGCTGCCCCAATCCCTATGAGCCCACTGGAGAGTTTGGCGTCATCAGCTGTTCGAACTGCCAATATCTCCAAGGCGTCACTCATTTTGGTCCTCACCAGGGGAGGAACAACCGCAAGGCTTGTGGCGAAGTACAGGCCAGCCATGCCAGTGATATCCGCCGTGGTCCCAGAAATGAAGACAGATGATAATTTCAACTGGACTTGCAGCGACGAACGCCCCGCCAGGCACAGCATGATTGTTAGGGGCCTGATCCCGATGCTGAGTGCTGCTACCTCAAAGGCTTCTGATACCGAGGCAACTGAGGAAGCCATCAACTTTGCCATAGATCATGCGAAGAAGCTCAAGATATGCAACTCTGGAGATTCAGTTGTCGCGTTGCATCGTATTGGCGCATCATCTATCATCAAGATCTTGACAGTCAATTAG
- the LOC120652515 gene encoding E3 ubiquitin-protein ligase SIRP1-like, with amino-acid sequence MDEAYGAAASRYFCHMCSLIIRPVLGIEEVKCPHCHSGFVEEMAVDSLGGAGGAAIPGRAAGEPIVDAPEAALEREVSLWAPVLMDFLAASSGRQGQDHGRGHGLDAGGGGGGGDLAAFARRQYRNIALLQLLNALHEADTADAGRERVVLVSPADARAMLLGQERGDGAAAAAALGRGGLTLGDLFLGPGLDLLLEYLAETDPSRQGTPPARKEAVAALPTVRVREAFTCPVCLDEVAAGGETREMPCKHRFHDPCIVPWLEMHSSCPVCRHQLPAEEPVDPAGSGRRAGDEAGGNARGGDGGSGGRRHWFSWPFGGLFSQRSNGSSSSSS; translated from the coding sequence ATGGACGAGGCATACGGCGCGGCGGCTTCCAGGTACTTCTGCCACATGTGCTCGCTGATCATACGGCCCGTGCTGGGCATCGAGGAGGTCAAGTGCCCCCACTGCCACTCCGGCTTCGTGGAGGAGATGGCCGTGGACTCGctaggaggcgccggcggcgcggcgatccCAGGGCGTGCTGCCGGCGAGCCGATCGTGGACGCCCCGGAAGCCGCGTTGGAGCGCGAGGTCTCGCTCTGGGCGCCCGTGCTCATGGACTTCCTCGCCGCCTCGTCCGGCCGCCAGGGCCAGGACCACGGCCGCGGCCACGgcctcgacgccggcggcggcggcggcggaggggacctCGCGGCTTTCGCGCGGCGGCAGTACCGCAACATCGCCCTCCTGCAGCTGCTCAACGCGCTCCACGAAGCAGACACCGCCGACGCGGGGCGCGAGCGGGTCGTGCTCGTCAGCCCCGCGGACGCGCGCGCCATGCTCCTGGGACAAGAGCGAggggacggcgccgccgccgccgccgccctgggccGCGGCGGGCTGACGCTCGGGGACCTGTTCCTCGGCCCCGGGCTGGACCTGCTGCTGGAGTACCTGGCCGAGACCGACCCGAGCCGACAGggcacgccgccggccaggAAGGAGGCCGTTGCCGCGCTGCCGACGGTCCGGGTGCGCGAGGCCTTCACCTGCCCCGTGTGCCTCGACGAggtcgcggccggcggcgagacgcGGGAGATGCCGTGCAAGCACCGGTTCCACGACCCCTGCATCGTGCCGTGGCTGGAGATGCACAGCTCCTGCCCCGTGTGCAGGCACCAGCTGCCAGCGGAGGAGCCGGTTGACCCGGCCGGCAGCGGCCGGCGCGCTGGCGACGAGGCCGGTGGcaacgcgcgcggcggcgacgggggaaGCGGCGGCAGGAGGCACTGGTTCTCGTGGCCTTTTGGCGGGCTGTTCTCGCAAAGATCAAACGGGAGCTCATCGTCGTCGTCTTGA
- the LOC120652518 gene encoding probable arabinosyltransferase ARAD1, with amino-acid sequence MAAAAASCRSPLAWLFALAAALFFASWYLLLDSAAGPAAAYQGLRLAAGARGRLPGPGTKCDPARALLRVYMYDLPPEFHFGLLDWAPPGFGGGVWPDVRAAVPEYPGGLNLQHSVEYWLTLDLLASEQGAPTPCAAVRVRRHADADVVLVPFFASLSFNRHSRVVPPARGSEDRALQRRLLQFLAARPEWRRTGGRDHVVLAHHPNGMLDARYRLWPCVFVLCDFGRYPPSVANLDKDVIAPYRHLVDNFANDTAGYHDRPTLLYFQGAIYRKDGGSIRQELYYLLKDEKDVHFSFGSVAGNGIEQATQGMRASKFCLNIAGDTPSSNRLFDSIVSHCVPVIISDEIELPFEDVLVYSKFSVIVRGADAVKKGFLMNLIRGVSREEWTLMWNRLKEVEKHFEYQYPSQTDDAVQMIWKTIARKVPSIRLKINRLRRFSRFETNKTDESPPHSSSWLQNQAP; translated from the exons atggccgccgccgccgcgtcctgccGGAGCCCGCTCGCCTGGCTcttcgcgctcgccgccgcgctcttcTTCGCGTCCTGGTACCTCCTCCTCGACTCCGCcgcgggccccgccgccgcctaccagggcctccgcctcgccgccggcgcccgcggccggcTCCCGGGCCCCGGGACGAAATGCGACCCGGCGCGGGCGCTGCTGCGGGTGTACATGTACGACCTGCCCCCCGAGTTCCACTTCGGCCTGCTCGACTGGGCGCCCcccggcttcggcggcggcgtctggcCCGACGTCAGGGCCGCCGTGCCCGAGTACCCGGGGGGCCTCAACCTGCAGCACAGCGTCGAGTACTGGCTCACCCTCGACCTCCTCGCCTCCGAGCAGGGCGCGCCcacgccctgcgccgccgtgcgggtgcgccgccacgccgacgccgacgtcgtCCTCGTGCCCTTCTTCGCCTCCCTCAGCTTCAACCGCCACTCCCGGGTCGTGCCGCCCGCGCGGGGCAGCGAGGACCGCGCGCTGCAGCGGAGGCTCCTCCAGTtcctcgccgcgcgccccgaGTGGCGGAGGACCGGCGGCCGGGACCACGTCGTGCTCGCGCACCACCCCAACGGGATGCTCGACGCGCGCTACAGGCTCTGGCCCTGCGTCTTCGTCCTCTGCGACTTCGGGAGGTACCCGCCCAGCGTCGCCAACCTCGACAAGGACGTCATCGCGCCCTACCGGCACCTCGTCGACAACTTCGCCAATGACACCGCCGGGTACCACGATCGCCCCACGCTGCTCTACTTCCAAGGCGCCATCTACAGGAAGGAT GGTGGATCCATCAGGCAGGAGCTGTACTACCTTCTGAAAGATGAGAAAGATGTGCATTTCTCATTTGGAAGTGTGGCCGGTAACGGGATTGAGCAGGCAACGCAGGGGATGCGGGCTTCCAAGTTCTGCCTCAACATTGCAGGCGACACGCCATCCTCCAATCGCCTTTTTGACTCCATAGTCAGCCACTGTGTTCCGGTCATCATCAGTGACGAGATTGAGCTCCCGTTCGAGGACGTCCTCGTCTACTCCAAGTTCAGCGTCATAGTCCGTGGCGCGGATGCGGTCAAGAAGGGATTTCTAATGAACCTGATTAGAGGGGTCAGCCGAGAAGAGTGGACGCTCATGTGGAACAGGTTGAAGGAAGTAGAGAAGCACTTTGAGTACCAGTATCCATCTCAGACCGATGATGCTGTCCAGATGATCTGGAAGACAATCGCTCGAAAGGTGCCCTCAATCCGACTGAAGATCAACAGATTGCGAAGGTTTTCTCGGTTTGAAACTAACAAGACAGATGAGAGTCCACctcattcttcttcttggctacAGAATCAGGCTCCTTGA